The Marivirga salinae DNA window CTACTAATGAAATAGCTTTTTTATATGATTCTATTGCTAAATTGGCCATGGAATCATATTTTTCTGTTGAAGGAAATATCTCAACAGTATCTAACTTTGAAATAGTGATTTCACCCAAGTAAAAATAGGCATTGGCTTCATCGTCATTATCTTCTAAAAATTGCAGCAAAAGAGGTTCCGCTGATTTATAGTCTTTACTTTGCAATAAAGGGAAGACGTTTTTGTATTTAATTCTCTGAGAATAGGAATTCAATACAAATGAAAAGCAAAGAATTGATATCAGTATAATTAATCTCATTAACTTAAATTTAATTGAAATTATAGAATATAATATTGATTTATTACAAAAGTAATCTATTCTAAGTAAACACCAAAACCTTCATCTGAACGGGTGAAATTAATTCGTTCTTGAATTGTGGTGGCTAACTCAATTCCAGTATAATTTGCGGAAATTGGAAAAGAACGATGGGCTCTATTTACCAAGAAAGCAGTTTCAATTTTCTTAAGCTTTATATTTAGGAATGGTTTTAATGCGTAAAACATGGTTTTACCAGAATTCAACACATCATCAACTAATAATATTACTGCCTTTTCGGAGTTTTCAATTGGATCTGAAAGCTTTACCTCAGACTTTTCAGGATTGGATTTATCGATATTTAACTCTATAAAAGTAGGGTCTAAATCAGAAATTTCTTTTAATTCTCTTTTGATTTCTTGACCTAAAATAGCTCCTCCCCCTTCAATACCGATGATGTATAGGTTTTCTTCTTTATAATTGTTCTCTAAAACCTGAAAAGCTATCCGTTTAATTTTACTACGGATAGCTTCTCGGTCTAAAATTTGACTGCTTTTGTTAAGCATAAATTTATTTGTTTTCAGGTATTGGCATTTTTTTGCTATCCTTAAAAGTAGATAAAATTACCATGGATTGCATGCTATCCACTACTTCTATTTCACTTACTTTCTCCAACATTAATTTTTGATAAGAAGGGATATCTTTTGCAATAACTTTCAGAATAAAATCACTAGAACCTGTCACATGATTACATTCAATAATTTCATCTACTCCGTCAATAGCCTTTATGAATTTTTCAATATTTGATCTATTGTGACCTTTTAAAGAGACCATTACATAGGTACTAACTCCTAAATTAATTTTCTCATTGTCAAGCTTTGCATGATAGCTTTTTATTATACCAGCATTCTCTAGTTTCTTAACTCGCTCTAATGTTGGTGCAGGTGATAGTCCAATATCTTTCGATAATTGTGCATTGGTTATTCTGCCGTCTACTTGCAAAATATCCAATATTTTTTTGTCAATTTTATCCAGTTTGAAAGGTAACATTTTAATTATTTCGTATTTTCAATTAGAACGCAAAATTAATATATATTATTGACTTCAACCATATAATAATGTATTTATACCAAATTTATTTTTGTCATTTGGATAAAAATATAACATAAATATTGAAATTATAACATCAAACTTCCTTTACTGCAATATTGACTTAAATTAATGTTAGTTTTAATTTTCAAATATGATATATTCTAACTCATGCCCTCATCAAACTTAAATAATTGGATTAATTTTCAAGGTGATAAACTTAGTATTCATGATTTCATTGAAATGTATAAAAATGATGAAAACAAGCTACTTAAAACAGTTATTAAATTCATAAATGAGTGGCAATCCGATACCCCTTACATTTTACAAAATACTTCAGGCTCCACGGGAAAGCCCAAAACCATTAAAATTTCTAAAAGCCAAATAAAAGAAAGTGCATCAGCTACTTTAAATACATTAAAAATTAAAGCTGGCGATCATGCTTTGCTATGCATCAATCCTGAATTTATCGGTGGAAAAATGATGATTGCTAGGTCTTTTATAGGCGGATTGAATTTAAGTATCACTCCCATAAGTGGTAATCCTCTGAAGAATTTCAAATTTCAAGAACCTATAGATTTCTTTTCCTTTGTCCCCTATCAATTGGAAAGGATTTTAGATGAAAGCGCTGATAAAATTGAGTTTTTGGATAAATCAAAAGCCATTATTCTAGGAGGAGCTCCTGTTTCGGATACTTTAGCGAAAAAAATTAAAACTCAGATCTCAAATTCTAAAGTTTATAGTACTTATGGCATGACCGAAACTGTATCTCATGTAGCTTTAAAATTGATTAATTCAGATAAGGATGAAGCTTTCACGGCCTTAGAAAATATTAAATTTTCTGTGGATGAAAGAAACTGTTTAGTAATTCACGCACCCAAAATCACTGGACAAGAGCAATTAATTACCAATGACGTTGTAGATTTAGTTTCTTCAACGGAATTTTATTGGCTAGGAAGACACGATTTTGTGATTAATACGGGAGGTATCAAAATTCATCCTGAAGTATTAGAAAAAGAGATAGCAGGATTGTTCGAAAATAAAAGCATTAAAAATCGATTTTTTGTTTTTGGTTTACCCAATGAAAAATTCGGAGAAACAGTGAATTTGTTAGTGGAAGGTGAATATGATCATGAAAAGGTTATAAATCTGTTAAAGCAAAATTTAAAAGCTTTTCATGTGCCAAAGAATATATTTACGACAGAGCAAATTGTAGAGACCGAAAATGGCAAAATCAGTAGATTGAAAACTATTGAAAATTTAGATTAGTTTAAAAATGAAATATGAAGAAAGCATTTAAAATTTTAGGAATAGGATTACTCAGTATAATTGGTATCCTAGTAATCCTGCTTTTAAGTTTTTATAAATCAGATATTCAAGCAAGTGAAAATCAAGAAAAGTATTTCACCGAAGAGTCTCAATTTATCGAAATAGATAGCAATAAAATCCATATCCGGAAAATGGGTAAAGGGTTTCCTATTTTATTGATTCACGGTAGTTTTTCATCTCTACATACTTGGAATGTATGGCAAAAGCAATTGCTAAATGATTTCACTACCATTTCGATTGATTTACCTGGACATGGATTAACAGGTCCTAATCCACAAGCCAGATATGACACAGATTATTATGCAAACTTGCTTTGGGAGTTAATGGATAAGCTCAATTACGATTCAATTGCTGTGGCAGGAAATTCCATGGGTGGACAAGTGGCTTATAAAATGGCACTGCGAAAGCCCGATAAAGTCAAAAAATTAATCTTGATAAATTCTTCGGGGGCTAGTATGAAAGCGGATACTGCTAATTTTAAAGATCAAAATACGTTTTCGGTATTTTCATTAATTAATCATCCTATCTTTTCAAAATTAATGACCAGTATCACTCCAAAATTTCTTTTTGAAATGAGTATGGAACAAGTTTATTATGATAAATCAAAAATAACAGAAGAAAAAGTCCAGCTGTATTATGATTTAATGCTACATGAAGGAAACCGAGAAGCCACTTTGCAAAGATTTAAACAAAGGGCACCATCTGAATTTGATCAATTAGGAAATCTAAAATCACCAACCTTAATACTATGGGGAGAACATGACAGCTGGATCCCAGTCTCTCATGCGCATCGGTTTGACAATATTATACCAAATAGCTCTTTAATAATTTATGATGATGCCGGCCATGTTCCTATGGAAGAAATCCCTACTAGGACCGCAAAAGATGCATTAGAGTTTTTAAAGGACTGATTTAATTGCGGAACCCTTTTCCTTTTAAATCCTCAAAAACTGCATGAGCTGCATATCTACCGGAAGCCATAGCGGCATTGATGGAGCCATTTAATAAATAATCTCCAGCTAAATAAATACCATCTTGAATTTTAGATTG harbors:
- a CDS encoding phosphoribosyltransferase family protein, with amino-acid sequence MLNKSSQILDREAIRSKIKRIAFQVLENNYKEENLYIIGIEGGGAILGQEIKRELKEISDLDPTFIELNIDKSNPEKSEVKLSDPIENSEKAVILLVDDVLNSGKTMFYALKPFLNIKLKKIETAFLVNRAHRSFPISANYTGIELATTIQERINFTRSDEGFGVYLE
- a CDS encoding Lrp/AsnC family transcriptional regulator, translating into MLPFKLDKIDKKILDILQVDGRITNAQLSKDIGLSPAPTLERVKKLENAGIIKSYHAKLDNEKINLGVSTYVMVSLKGHNRSNIEKFIKAIDGVDEIIECNHVTGSSDFILKVIAKDIPSYQKLMLEKVSEIEVVDSMQSMVILSTFKDSKKMPIPENK
- a CDS encoding AMP-binding protein; its protein translation is MPSSNLNNWINFQGDKLSIHDFIEMYKNDENKLLKTVIKFINEWQSDTPYILQNTSGSTGKPKTIKISKSQIKESASATLNTLKIKAGDHALLCINPEFIGGKMMIARSFIGGLNLSITPISGNPLKNFKFQEPIDFFSFVPYQLERILDESADKIEFLDKSKAIILGGAPVSDTLAKKIKTQISNSKVYSTYGMTETVSHVALKLINSDKDEAFTALENIKFSVDERNCLVIHAPKITGQEQLITNDVVDLVSSTEFYWLGRHDFVINTGGIKIHPEVLEKEIAGLFENKSIKNRFFVFGLPNEKFGETVNLLVEGEYDHEKVINLLKQNLKAFHVPKNIFTTEQIVETENGKISRLKTIENLD
- a CDS encoding alpha/beta fold hydrolase: MKKAFKILGIGLLSIIGILVILLLSFYKSDIQASENQEKYFTEESQFIEIDSNKIHIRKMGKGFPILLIHGSFSSLHTWNVWQKQLLNDFTTISIDLPGHGLTGPNPQARYDTDYYANLLWELMDKLNYDSIAVAGNSMGGQVAYKMALRKPDKVKKLILINSSGASMKADTANFKDQNTFSVFSLINHPIFSKLMTSITPKFLFEMSMEQVYYDKSKITEEKVQLYYDLMLHEGNREATLQRFKQRAPSEFDQLGNLKSPTLILWGEHDSWIPVSHAHRFDNIIPNSSLIIYDDAGHVPMEEIPTRTAKDALEFLKD